GTGGGGGAGCGGCGGACGCGGACGGCGCGTGAAGGGGCACGCATGACGGTGCCCCGGTCCGTGGACCGGGGCACCGCCGAACGGGGCTGCGCGCAGCGTCCTACGCGGCGCTCTCCTCGCGTTCCACCTGTGCGTTCCACTCGCGCTTGACCGAGCGCCAGGCATCGTCGTTCTGGCCGAGGCGCCAGTAGCCGGAGATCGACAGCTGGGGCAGCGGGATGCCTCGGTCCAGCCGCAGGTGGCGGCGGATGTCCTTGACGAAGCCGGCCTCGCCGTGGACGAACGCCTGCACCTCGCCCGCCGGGAAGTCCAGTTCCTTCACGGCGGCGGTCAGCGCCTCACCGACCGGGCGCTCGCCCCGGTGCAGCCAGGTGACCTCGGCGCCGTCCGGAGTGGCGATCTTCTGCTCCTCCGTGGCATCCGAGACCTCGATGAAGGCGCGCACCACCGCGTCCGCGGGCATCTGCTCCAGCGCCGCGGCGATCGCCGGCAGCGCGCTCTCGTCGCCCGCCAGGAGGTGCCAGCCGGCCGAGGCGTCCGGGCCGTAACCGCCGCCCGGCCCCAGGAAGGTCACCTGGTCGCCTGCCTCGGCGCGGGCCGCCCATGGACCCGCGAGGCCCTCGTCGCCGTGCACCACGAAGTCGATGGCCAGTTCACGGGTGGCCGGGTCCCAGGAGCGCACCGTGTACGTGCGGGTGGTGGGCCACAGTTCGCGCGGGAACTCCTCGCGGATGCGGGCCATGTCGAAGGGGTGCGCGTAGTCCGCGCCCTCGGGGGCGAAGCAGAGCTTGACGTAGTGGTCGCTGTATCCGGAGAGCGTGAAATCGGCGAGACCGTCACCGCCGAGCACCACCCGGATCATGTGCGGGGTGATCTGCTCGGTGCGCAGGACCTGCGCACCCTGCGCCGTGGGGGCCTGCCGCGCCGGTCGTTCTGCCACGAGGTTCTCTCCCTGTCCGGGGCCGGTCAGGTACCAGCCGCCCTTAGGGTTACCTAACTTAACACCTCGCTCCCGAAGTGTCCTCAGTTCTGAAGCGTGAAGAGCAGCCGCTGCAGTGCGCCGCCCAGCCCCCACTGCCGCGCGAGCGCTTCGAGGGCCGCCGGGTCGCGCGGCCCTGCGGGCAGCGCGGGGTCGAACTCCGGGAGCGGTACGTCGCCGGAGACCCGGACCACCGTCGGCGCGACGGCCACATAGTCGCGGGCCTCGTCGAGCCGCTTGCGCTGCGAGGGTGTCAGCTTCGCGGCCGGGTCGTCCACCGCCGCCATGATTCCGGCGAGGTCGCCGAAGGCGTCCAGCAGCTTGGCCGCCGTCTTCTCGCCGATCCCGGGCACGCCGGGCAGCCCGTCGCTCGGGTCGCCGCGCAGCAGGGCCAGGTCGACATAGCCGGAGCCGTCCACCCCGTACCTCTCACGCAGCCAGGCCTCGTCCGTCACCTGGAGCGAGCCGACGCCCTTCAGCGGGTAGAGCACCCGCACCCCGCGGGCGTCGTCCACCAGCTGGTAGAGGTCGCGGTCGCCCGTGACGATGTCCACCGGGCCGGTCGCCAGGCCGGTCAGCGTGCCGATCACGTCGTCCGCCTCGTACCCTGCGGCGCCGACCCGGGCGATGCCCAGGGCGTCGAGCACGTCCTCGATGACCGGCACCTGCGGGGCCAGCGTGTCGGGGGTCTCCTCCTCGTCGGGCAGTCCCGTGCCGGTCTCCACCGCGACCCGGTGCGCCTTGTACGAGGGGATCAGGTCGACCCGCCACTGCGGCCGCCAGTCCGCGTCCCAGCAGGCGACCAGATCGTCGGGCCGGTGGTCCTGCACCAGCCGGGCGATGAAGTCGAGCAGTCCGCGCACGGCGTTGACCGGAGTGCCGTCCGGCGCGCGCACCGAGTCGGGGACTCCGAAGTAGGCGCGGTAGTAGAGGGAGGCGGTGTCGAGGAGCATCAGGCGTCGCGTCACCCCCTGATGATGCCGCACCCCACCGACAGTGGCCGCCGGGGACGCGGTTCCCGTTCGGCGGCCACTTCTGTGTGAGCTGGGTCACTCTCGTGTTTGCGTTGTGTAAGTGGGGGCAGGCGCGGCATTGGAGCGGACCACGTCGCATTTTCAACTAGTGCACGTGCCATGCGGACAGAAGCCGCGCGCTCCACGGTCTGCCGGAGGGGGTGGCAGACCGTTTCGGTTCAACGCGTGAGGTGTATGTGTCAAGGCTGCAAGCCGAACACTTGTACAAAGTTTTCGGCAGACGACCCGATCAAGCCGTGCGGAAGCTCGAGGGCGGCTCAAGCCGTGACGAGTTGCGCGCCGAGGGAACGACCGCAGCGGTGATCGACGCATCGTTCACCGTGGAGCCGGGACAGATCTTCGTTGTGATGGGTCTGTCCGGGTCCGGCAAGTCCACCTTGCTGCGCATGCTCAACGGCCTGCTGGAGCCCACCGCGGGGAAGGTGCTGTTCGACGGCCAGGACCTGACCGCCCTGACTCCCGCCGAACTCCGCCATGTCCGGTCCACCAAGATCAGCATGGTGTTCCAGCACTTCGCCCTCTTCCCGCACCGCAGCGTGCTGGAGAACGCCGGTTACGGCCTGGAGGTACAGGGCGTACCGCGTGACGAGCGCAACCGGCGCGCCACGGAGGCCCTGGAGATGACCGGCCTGGCGGGCTGGGAGAACTCCTGGCCCGACGAGCTCTCCGGCGGTATGCAGCAGCGTGTCGGCCTGGCCCGCGCCCTGGCCACCGACGCCGACCTGCTCCTCATGGACGAGTCCTTCAGCGCACTCGACCCGCTGATCCGCCGCGACATGCAGGACCAGCTCCTGGAACTGCAGAAGCGGCTGAAGAAGACCATCGTCTTCATCACCCACGACCTCAACGAGGCCATGCGCCTCGGTGACCGCATCGCCGTGATGCG
This window of the Streptomyces sp. 840.1 genome carries:
- a CDS encoding siderophore-interacting protein, whose amino-acid sequence is MAERPARQAPTAQGAQVLRTEQITPHMIRVVLGGDGLADFTLSGYSDHYVKLCFAPEGADYAHPFDMARIREEFPRELWPTTRTYTVRSWDPATRELAIDFVVHGDEGLAGPWAARAEAGDQVTFLGPGGGYGPDASAGWHLLAGDESALPAIAAALEQMPADAVVRAFIEVSDATEEQKIATPDGAEVTWLHRGERPVGEALTAAVKELDFPAGEVQAFVHGEAGFVKDIRRHLRLDRGIPLPQLSISGYWRLGQNDDAWRSVKREWNAQVEREESAA
- a CDS encoding 5'-3' exonuclease — protein: MLLDTASLYYRAYFGVPDSVRAPDGTPVNAVRGLLDFIARLVQDHRPDDLVACWDADWRPQWRVDLIPSYKAHRVAVETGTGLPDEEETPDTLAPQVPVIEDVLDALGIARVGAAGYEADDVIGTLTGLATGPVDIVTGDRDLYQLVDDARGVRVLYPLKGVGSLQVTDEAWLRERYGVDGSGYVDLALLRGDPSDGLPGVPGIGEKTAAKLLDAFGDLAGIMAAVDDPAAKLTPSQRKRLDEARDYVAVAPTVVRVSGDVPLPEFDPALPAGPRDPAALEALARQWGLGGALQRLLFTLQN
- a CDS encoding glycine betaine/L-proline ABC transporter ATP-binding protein, which gives rise to MRKLEGGSSRDELRAEGTTAAVIDASFTVEPGQIFVVMGLSGSGKSTLLRMLNGLLEPTAGKVLFDGQDLTALTPAELRHVRSTKISMVFQHFALFPHRSVLENAGYGLEVQGVPRDERNRRATEALEMTGLAGWENSWPDELSGGMQQRVGLARALATDADLLLMDESFSALDPLIRRDMQDQLLELQKRLKKTIVFITHDLNEAMRLGDRIAVMRDGEIVQLGTAEDILVTPANDYVASFTQDVDRSRVLTAGAIMAETDTVIGTKTDAGKELRTPEDILREAPATVTEGTPIIELFTPCSQSGVAVAVTDDKGKLVGVVPRARLLAVLGEPMTPAEAPQDAAASLKKVASV